One stretch of Zootoca vivipara chromosome 8, rZooViv1.1, whole genome shotgun sequence DNA includes these proteins:
- the NDUFV2 gene encoding NADH dehydrogenase [ubiquinone] flavoprotein 2, mitochondrial isoform X1 produces MLLSVPFRAAFARSVAQIRSLHATAARNGGGGALFVHRDTPENNPNTQFDFTPENCKRIEAIVSNYPEGHKSGAVMAVLDLAQRQHGWLPISAMNKIAEILDIPPMRVYEVATFYTMYNRKPVGKYHIQICTTTPCMLCDSDSILEAIQKKLGIKVGETTPDKLFTLIEVECLGACVNAPMVQINDNYYEDLTTKDIEDIIDELKAGKVPKPGPRSGRFSCEPAGGLTSLTEPPKGPGFGVRPDL; encoded by the exons ATGTTGCTGTCCGTTCCTTTTCGGGCTGCCTTCGCGCGTTCG GTGGCACAGATTCGCTCTCTTCATGCAACAGCTGCACGCAATGGTGGTGGAGGAGCTTTGTTTGTG CACAGAGATACTCCTGAAAACAACCCAAATACTCAATTTGATTTCACACCTGAAAACTGTAAG CGAATAGAGGCAATAGTAAGCAACTATCCAGAGGGACACAAATCTGGAGCAGTGATGGCAGTCCTGGATCTAGCCCAAAGACAGCATGGATGGCTACCTATATCAGCGATGAATAAG ATTGCTGAGATTCTAGATATACCTCCCATGAGAGTTTATGAAGTAGCAACCTTTTATACAATGTATAATCGTAAACCCGTTGGAAAATACCATATTCAGATCTGCACCACTACGCCCTGCATGCTGTGTGACTCGGATAGCATATTAGAAGCCATTCAGAAGAAGCTTG GTATAAAAGTTGGAGAAACAACTCCTGATAAACTCTTCACTCTGATTGAAGTGGAATGTTTGGGGGCTTGCGTAAATGCACCAATGGTACAAATAAATGATAACTATTAT GAAGATCTGACAACAAAAGACATAGAAGACATAATTGATGAACTAAAAGCTGGAAAAGTTCCAAAACCTGGACCAAG gaGTGGGCGCTTCTCTTGTGAGCCAGCTGGTGGTCTCACTTCTCTGACAGAACCACCCAAGGGACCTGGTTTTGGAGTTCGGCCAGACCTTTAA
- the NDUFV2 gene encoding NADH dehydrogenase [ubiquinone] flavoprotein 2, mitochondrial isoform X2: protein MIRSKVAQIRSLHATAARNGGGGALFVHRDTPENNPNTQFDFTPENCKRIEAIVSNYPEGHKSGAVMAVLDLAQRQHGWLPISAMNKIAEILDIPPMRVYEVATFYTMYNRKPVGKYHIQICTTTPCMLCDSDSILEAIQKKLGIKVGETTPDKLFTLIEVECLGACVNAPMVQINDNYYEDLTTKDIEDIIDELKAGKVPKPGPRSGRFSCEPAGGLTSLTEPPKGPGFGVRPDL, encoded by the exons atgatcagatcAAAG GTGGCACAGATTCGCTCTCTTCATGCAACAGCTGCACGCAATGGTGGTGGAGGAGCTTTGTTTGTG CACAGAGATACTCCTGAAAACAACCCAAATACTCAATTTGATTTCACACCTGAAAACTGTAAG CGAATAGAGGCAATAGTAAGCAACTATCCAGAGGGACACAAATCTGGAGCAGTGATGGCAGTCCTGGATCTAGCCCAAAGACAGCATGGATGGCTACCTATATCAGCGATGAATAAG ATTGCTGAGATTCTAGATATACCTCCCATGAGAGTTTATGAAGTAGCAACCTTTTATACAATGTATAATCGTAAACCCGTTGGAAAATACCATATTCAGATCTGCACCACTACGCCCTGCATGCTGTGTGACTCGGATAGCATATTAGAAGCCATTCAGAAGAAGCTTG GTATAAAAGTTGGAGAAACAACTCCTGATAAACTCTTCACTCTGATTGAAGTGGAATGTTTGGGGGCTTGCGTAAATGCACCAATGGTACAAATAAATGATAACTATTAT GAAGATCTGACAACAAAAGACATAGAAGACATAATTGATGAACTAAAAGCTGGAAAAGTTCCAAAACCTGGACCAAG gaGTGGGCGCTTCTCTTGTGAGCCAGCTGGTGGTCTCACTTCTCTGACAGAACCACCCAAGGGACCTGGTTTTGGAGTTCGGCCAGACCTTTAA